AATTTTTTTAATATTAGTTCGTATTAATAAACGGTCAAATTACATAAATAAGATATTCTAATAACATGTTTAATAAATCTTTTAATTAATTCAATATAAATAATGTCTCCAATATTTAAATGTCTTATTTGTCGTAAAGATATAGAAAGATCAACAAAAACATTTTGGATAAAAAAAGGACATTTGCTATGTTCAACATGTCTAGATAATATTGATAAAAATAATTTTAGTAATAAACATATTCCAAAAAAATCTAATTAATAAAAAACCCCCAAATTGGGGGCTGTAAAATTATAGATTTGATAATTAATAAAAAAAGTTTAGGCCTGATTAGCTAACTTGCTTTCATTTAAATTCAAAACCATAATAACCGATTATGATAATTAGGATTAGTAATTAAAGTAATTACCTAATAATTTCATTCATTAGATAATTATTGTAATTATTATCTGTGTTGGCCTGTGAAATTAACTGATATTAACTCTTAAAAATTGATAAATGTAATATTTTAAAGAGTTAATAATTAATTGTAAATTGTAGTGGAAGTTAAATATTTTATATATTTAGGAGCACTACTTTCAATTTAATTTCTAGTTAAATCTTAAAACCAACCAGGAATAATCTGTCCAGTGGTTACATAAGCACCGACAGCTGCAACAAAACCTAACATTGCTGCCCAACCATTAAAACGTTCTGCTTCAGGAGTCATAATAAAAAAAAGAAATTTATGTTAACTATTGTAACAGGCTTTGTGAAGCTTTGTAAAGTATTTTTGAGTTTTTCTGGAATAAAATGTTTCGTTTGTTTTAGGCAGATTTTATTTGCGACAAAAATGCTTCATTTGTGCTCATCAAATTGATTACTGATTATTTTTAATGTTTGAAATATATTCTGAATTTATTGATTTTGATAAGTTATTTTAGGTTTAATACTACAACTTCTTTATTCGGTTCCCTCCATAATTGAAAATTAAATATGATTGATGGACTTTGTTTCAATCAAATTAAATTACTATTTACCATTAAAATATTTGGACTGTTTTTTAGTGTTTATAGAGTCCTTGTTGTGGTACTAATTAATCCTTTGCATTCTAGGAAAAAGCTTTGATACCTTTATATGAACATTATTAGGAGAAAACCTGAAAAGTTAAGTACTTTTTATGATTTACGAAAAAGTGACTCAATATTAAGAAATGTGGGTCGCCTGAGATTCGAACTCAGGACCAGCCGGTTAAAAGCCGGATGCTCTACCGCTGAGCTAGCGACCCATTATGTAAAATCGAGTACATATGAAATTATCCCTTTTTAAGGTAAAAAAAACAACTCCTTATCTCAAGTTGAACAATAGAAATACAATTCTTAACTTATGAGATAAAAAATTAAAAATTCTCTCCATATTCACAGTTGAAAGGTAAAATATTCTTTATACAACAGAATTTTTAAAATGCTTAGAACAATTGTAGTTTTCGCACCAATTATTGCTGCACTAGCTTGGGTGATCTTCAATATTCAAAAACCAGCAAGAGAGCAATTTAATAGAGACTTTTTGGGTAAGGATTAATTTAATTTGATTGAAAGACAAGTAACTGTAATAGGAGCAGGTCTTGCAGGGTCGGAAGCTGCTTGGCAGATAGCTAATTCAGGTATACAAGTCAAATTAGTTGAAATGAGACCTCAAACTTCAACTCCAGCTCACCATTCTAGTGATTTTGGGGAACTTGTATGTAGTAATAGTTTTGGATCACTGAGCCCAGACAGGGCAGCTGGCTTATTACAAGAAGAATTAAGAACTTTCCGCTCTTTGATAATACAAACTGCAGATAAATTTGCTGTCCCTGCTGGAGGTGCTTTAGCTGTCGATAGGTCCAAATTTAGTAATTCTTTAACTGAGACTTTATCTGAGCATCCTTTAGTTGAAATCAAAAGATTAGAACAACTAGACCTTCCTAATAGAGACGACATAACAATACTCGCTACTGGTCCATTAACTTCAAATGAACTGGCCAGTAAAATCCAATGTTTTACAGGTATTGATACTTGTCATTTTTTTGATGCAGCGAGCCCAATTATATATGGTGACTCTATCGATAAAGAAATAGTCTTTAAAGCAAGTAGATACGATAAAGGCGATCCAGCTTATCTGAATTGCCCTATGGATAAGAATGAATACACAAAATTTAGGAATGAATTAATTTCAGGACAGCAAGCAGACTTAAAGGACTTTGATAAAGAATCTGCAAATTTCTTTGAAGCTTGTTTGCCAATAGAAGAAATTGCGAGAAGAGGTCTTGACACCATGAGATACGGCCCTTTGAAATCTATTGGGTTGTGGAATCCAAAATGGGGAGATTTATTTGATAGAGAAAATAGATTGAAAAATCGGCCTCATGCAATTGTCCAACTAAGGATGGAAGATCTAAAAGGGAAATTACTTAATATGGTGGGTTTTCAGACAAATCTTAAATGGTCAGAACAAAAAAGAATTTTCAGAATGATTCCAGGCCTGGAAAAAGCTGAGTTTGTTCGTTTTGGAGTAATGCATAGAAATACTTTTTTAGAATCTCCCAAATTACTTCTTCCTACACTTCAATTTGAGAAAAGAGAAACTCTTTTAGCTGCCGGTCAGATAACAGGAACGGAAGGGTATGCGGCCGCAGCAGCAGGCGGCCTGCTTGCAGGAATAAATGCATCCTTATTGGCTAAGGGTAAAAAGCCAGTAACCTTCCCTGATGAATCGATGATTGGCTCTTTAATAAATTTCATCAGTAATAGAAACCAAATATTGTCTAATCGAAAAAATAAATTTCAGCCAATGCCTGCTTCATTTGGGTTGGTGCCTGAATTAACTGTAAGGATAAAAGATAAAAGATCAAGATATAAAGCATATCAAAAGAGATCATTAGAAGCTTTAAATGGGTTTAAAAAAATATTAGATTCTTGCTCTGAAAATGATCACTTACTTGTCAAAATTAACTAAAATAAAAATCAAAATATCTAAAAATGAAATCTAATAAAGGAAATTTCGACGCAATTATCATTGGCTCTGGAATAGGAGGGTTAGTGACAGCATCACAATTAGCTGCTAAGGGAGCTAAAGTTTTAGTCCTTGAGAAATATATTATCCCTGGAGGAAGTGGCGGCTCTTTCCGTAGAAATGGTTATACATTTGACGTTGGCGCCTCAATGATTTTTGGATTTGGAGATTCAGGATATACCAATTTATTAACTCGTGCTTTAAAAGATGTAAATGAAAAGTGCGAAACTATTCCTGATCCGGTACAACTGGAATATCACCTTCCAAATAACTTTAGTATTTCTGTAGATAAAAATTATGATCAGTTTATAAAAAAATTATCAGCAATTTTCCCAAAAGAAAAAGTGGGTATCAAAAAATTTTATGATACCTGTGCAAGTGTTTTTAAATGTTTAGATTCAATGCCTCTATTATCAATAGAGGATCCAAGTTATCTTTTTAAAGTTTTCTTTAAATCTCCATTATCTTGCTTAGGTTTAGCAAGATGGTTACCTGTAAATGCTGGAGATGTCGCAAGAAAGTTTATTAAGGATCCAATGCTCTTAAAATTTATCGATATCGAATGCTTTTGTTGGTCAGTAATGCCTGCTCTCAAAACTCCTATGATTAATGCTGGAATGGTATTTACTGATAGGCATGCTGGCGGTATAAATTATCCAAAAGGTGGGGTAGGAACCATAGCAGAGAAGTTAGTTTCTGGGATGGAAAAATTAGGTAGTAAAATTCGCTACAAAGCCAATGTTACTGAAATACTTTTAAAGGATGAGAAGGCAGTAGGCGTTAAGCTTTCAAATGGAGAGGAAATTTACTCAAATATCATTGTATCTAATTCCACAAGATGGGACACATTTGGCCTACAAGATAAAGAGAAAGGATTAATTGCGAGTAAAAATGTACCAAAAAGCGAATATAAGTGGTCAGAGACTTATAAACCTTCTCCTTCTTTTGTCTCAATTCACCTTGGGGTAGAAAAAAAGTTGATAAGAAATAACTTTAATTGTCATCATATAATTGTTGAGAATTGGGATGAATTAGAGAGTGAAAAAGGTGTGATTTTTATTTCTATACCTACTTTGCTTGACTCGTCTTTAGCCCCAGAAGGCAAACATATTATCCATGCATTTACTCCCTCATCTATTAATGAATGGGAAGGACTATCAAGGAAAGAATATCTTCAGAAGAAAGAAGAATATTTTTCATTTCTTGTGGAAAAGATTTCAAATCTTTTGCCTAATCTAGATCAAAACATTGATCACAAAGAAATTGGTACTCCAAAAACTCATAAAAAGTTTCTAGGAAGATATGAAGGTAGTTATGGACCTATTCCTAGTCAAAAGTTACTAGGACTTTTACCAATGCCTTTTAATACTACAAAAATTAAAAACCTTTATTGCGTAGGGGATTCATGCTTCCCAGGTCAAGGCTTAAATGCAGTAGCATTTAGTGGATATGCTTGTGCTCATAAAATAGGTTCAAAATTAAATATAAATAGTTTCAACTTGCCAGATTAAAAGGTTCTTAGTAAATGATAGAAAAGTTTAAAACTCTTTTTTTTGTTAAAAGCTCGTTAATTTCTCTATATTTGGCTCTTACTATCCCCATACCGTTTATTGCCATTGACAAATTAAAAATTCCCTCAATTTCCATATTTGTTATAGGCCTTTATTTAATTATTAATATCACAAGCGATCATGTTGAAACTTGTAATAATAAAATTTCATATAAAACTAGCTTGATTTCTAAAGCCTTAGGGAGAAAAAATTGGGAGATTTCTTGGAAAGATATTAAGTTAATCAAATCTCAACCTACCAGTCAGGGTAGTAAGGTTTATTACTTTAATACTAATAAAGGTGATAATTACCTCATCCCTCAAAGAGTAGAAAATTTTGAAAGATTTTTGTCAATTGTCTCCCAAAATACATGTATTAATGTTAGAGAAATATCTTATATTTCTCCTCTTTGGACCTATAAATTACTTACAGCAATATCTGTTTTAATGGTTATTGGTGAAATTTATGCTTTTGTAATCTAAATATTATCAATACTGAATCGGTAACCTTGTTGCCTAACAGTTGTTATGCCTCCACCTTCTCCTAATCCTGCCTGTTCTAACTTTCTTCTTAATGTCAAGACCTGAGTATCCACAGATCTTGGTCCTCCGCTAAAAGGCGGCCAAGCCATCCTTAGAAGCTCTTGACGGCTTCTAACCATCCCAGGAGGCATCAATAAGGCACAAAGCAGTGCAAACTCTCTTGGGCTTAATTCTACAGGCTTTTCGCTAAGAGTTACTTGTCTTAGTAAAAGATGAACCTCCAGAGGACCAACCTCAACTTTTTCTTGTAATCCTATTCTTCCTCTTTTAAGAAGTGTTCTACATCTCGCTGCTAACTCTTCTAATCCAAATGGCTTTCTAAGTACATCATCAGCTCCTTCATCTAGTAGATTAACTAATGCTTCAACTCCTGATCTGGCTGTTAGAACAATAACCGCACAACCTAATTGTTGAGCTAGTCTCATTGCAGTATTCTGCTCAAGAATTTCTGCACTTACTAGAAGATCTGGGGATTGTTCTCTGCATAAGTCGACAGCTTCAGTTGCTGATCCAACAGCCGCTGCAAGATGACCATCTTGACGAAGTCTTTGTACAAGGACAGTTCTTAGTGTGGGGTGAGGTTCAACAACAAGAACTCTTGATGGAGTTTGAGAGCTCGAAGGCAATTGTGAATTGCCGGAAGTTGAAGCTAAGATTTGCTCAGTTGATTGCATCCTTAATTACTATTGGTCCAGGGCAATTTTTAAACATCATTAATAAGGTATAACAAATGCAAAATAAAAATCAGAATCTATCGAATTATGACATCATTTGAAAACCCTAAAGCAATTCGTCATTTTCAATCAATTTGCGATAGTTGCCAAGATTTGGTGACACGTTTTCATACCCCATCTGATCTTAAATTATATAGTGATGGTTATCTCCAAGCCTTAAGGAATTGCAGTAGTTTAGAGCAGAGAGATCAAGAGAAATTAGAAAAATTAATAGAGAGATGGATTTTAGATCCCTCAAGTTTTATTGATCCAGAAGGAGATGAAAATAAAGGTTTTTTTGATAAAAAAAGGATTTAAAATATTAATTTTTATTAACTTTAATAGTATTTATACTTACTAATTGTCTTAAGACGCTAATTCAATTTCTATCTTTTCTTTTAAGGATCCTGAATTATACATTTCGATAAGTATGTCAGATCCCCCAAGAAATTCTCCCTTTAGGTAGACTTGAGGAATTGTTGGCCAATCTGAATATTCTTTGATACCTTCTCTAATTTGAAAATCGCTTAATACATCAAAAGTTCCAAATTCTACACCTAAAGAATTAAGTATTTGAACTACATTATTAGAAAAACCGCATTGAGGCATTAATTTAGTACCTTTCATAAATACCATTACTTGATTGGCGTCAATCAGCTTTTGTATCTTGTCTTTAGTTGAGCTGTCCATAATTTAATTTGGTGTTTCAGTTTTTAATGCAAGTGCATGTATGGCCTCTGAAGCTAATTCTGCCTTTAATGCAGAATAGATTAGCTGATGCTGTTTAACTAATGATAAGCCATTGAATTCAGATGAAATTACAGTTACTTGTAAATGATCATTTCCCTTAATGTTTTCTACTAAAACTTGAGAATTTGGTAATTTTTTAGTGATCAAATTAATAACCTCTTTTTTGGTAATCATAATTTATTTATTGACCCTTGTAAGTTGTTTCTACGAATCCTAATTGTATTAATTTTTTATAAGCTTCTTTACCTTCTGAACTGTTAGGAGACATTATTCTAATATTTTCAACAAGTAAAGGTACTGCTACTTCAGGTTCTTTATTTTTAATATAAAGAGTTGCTAATCTCCCATTTGATTTTGCCAAAATCTTTAGAGTTTTCTTACCCTTACTTTGCATTTCTTTTGGTATCCTTGCATCCACTCCTTTAAAAGATTTATTTAGATCAGAATAAAATCTTGCAATCTGTGTAGCTAAATTTCTCGCATCTAAGTAGGCCTTTTTAGCTTTATCAAAATCACTATTTTCTATCAATCGATCACCTTGTTCTATGTAATATTCCACGTTGGCAATTGAGAGTTTTTTATTATTAATAGCGAGGACTTTATAATCTTTTGGGTTCTCAGGGTTTGCTTGAACTAAATTTTCATAAGTAAAAATTCCAAAAAATATCAATAAAAAAGGGATTAATTTTAAGGATTTCATTTTCTCAATAAATATTAAGTTTTATATTAACTTATGATGGATTCATCTACCGACATTTTTTAAAGCTGTTTTTTCAGCGGTTATCATTTTTTTATATAGATATTGATTAAATTCCTTAATTGTAAATTTCAAATGATCATTAATTATTATAGGTTGTCCAAAGGATAGGCAAAATTTACTCCTGAATTTTGGAGTTACGTTGCTATAAGCAATACCTACAGGAATAATAGTAATAGATTCTGTTTTTTTTGTCGCTAATCTCGCTAGTCTGAACAACCCTTCTTTGAGAACTAATTTTTTCCCATATTTGTTAATTTTTCCTTCAGGGAAAACAACAAGCTGCTCGCCTTTTTCTATAAGATCGATTGCATATCTTAGAGTTGAGAATGATGGTGATAATTGATTTATTGAAAAACATCCAAGTCTTTTTAAAAACCACCCTTGTAATCCTCTCATTTCGGATTTGGTAACCATGAACCTGCAATCTTTTTTGGTTACCCTTCTACCTATTGCCATAGTAAGGACTAAACCGTCCCATCTTGATCTATGGGTTGGGGCCAAAATAATTGAGGATTTCGTTGGAATTGAAAACCCATTATTAATTATTTTCTTCTTACTAAAAAATAATCTCAAAACAATATCCTGGGTAACTAGCATTGCTATAAATGCCAGTATCGGGTTGATTTTATGCCAAATATCTACCGATTTTTTCTTCAAATTAAATTGCTTATATATTAATAATTTAAGTGTTTGTATTTTTTTATTAGCTATTATTGGGCGGTTACTAGATTGTCTAGAAACTAATTTTTTGAAATTATGACTACTTTAGGAGTAAACATTGACCATATTGCAAATGTAAGGCAAGCAAGGAAAACCATTGAGCCTGACCCAGTACAATTTGCTTTTTTAGCTGAATTAGGAGGGGCAGATTCAATAACAGTTCATTTAAGAGAAGATAGAAGACACATACAAGATAGAGATGTATTCCTTTTGAAAGAAACAATAAAAACAAAACTCAATTTAGAAATGGCTGCTACAGAAGAAATGTTAGAAATTTCAAAAAAGCTAATGCCAGATTTCGTTACTCTTGTACCAGAGAAAAGAGAGGAGGTCACTACTGAAGGAGGGTTGGATGTAAAAAATAATGAAAAATATCTTAAGAATTATGTCGCAAGTTTAAAAGATTCAAATATCGAGGTAAGCGCATTTATTGATCCTCTTTCTGAACAGATTAATTATTCTAAAGAAATAGGGTTCGATTTTATAGAATTACATACTGGTAAATATGCTGAACTAACTGGATACAGCCAATATGAAGAGCTTCAAAAGATTATAGAGTCAACACATGAAGCAAATGATCTAGGTCTAGTTGTTAATGCTGGTCATGGACTTAACTATAATAATGTTAAAGAAATTGCATCAATTAACAATATGAACGAGCTAAATATAGGCCATAGTATTGTTGCAAGGGCTTTAGCGGTAGGATTAGAAAAATCTGTTCGTGAAATGAAGTCACTTATCACATCAAATTAAATTTCAATATGACAACATATTTTTTCGTAGCAGCAAGTGAAAAGTTTTTAACAGTT
The Prochlorococcus marinus CUG1433 genome window above contains:
- a CDS encoding high light inducible protein, which encodes MTPEAERFNGWAAMLGFVAAVGAYVTTGQIIPGWF
- a CDS encoding photosystem II protein Y, which codes for MLRTIVVFAPIIAALAWVIFNIQKPAREQFNRDFLGKD
- the trmFO gene encoding methylenetetrahydrofolate--tRNA-(uracil(54)-C(5))-methyltransferase (FADH(2)-oxidizing) TrmFO; amino-acid sequence: MIERQVTVIGAGLAGSEAAWQIANSGIQVKLVEMRPQTSTPAHHSSDFGELVCSNSFGSLSPDRAAGLLQEELRTFRSLIIQTADKFAVPAGGALAVDRSKFSNSLTETLSEHPLVEIKRLEQLDLPNRDDITILATGPLTSNELASKIQCFTGIDTCHFFDAASPIIYGDSIDKEIVFKASRYDKGDPAYLNCPMDKNEYTKFRNELISGQQADLKDFDKESANFFEACLPIEEIARRGLDTMRYGPLKSIGLWNPKWGDLFDRENRLKNRPHAIVQLRMEDLKGKLLNMVGFQTNLKWSEQKRIFRMIPGLEKAEFVRFGVMHRNTFLESPKLLLPTLQFEKRETLLAAGQITGTEGYAAAAAGGLLAGINASLLAKGKKPVTFPDESMIGSLINFISNRNQILSNRKNKFQPMPASFGLVPELTVRIKDKRSRYKAYQKRSLEALNGFKKILDSCSENDHLLVKIN
- the crtH gene encoding carotene isomerase, coding for MKSNKGNFDAIIIGSGIGGLVTASQLAAKGAKVLVLEKYIIPGGSGGSFRRNGYTFDVGASMIFGFGDSGYTNLLTRALKDVNEKCETIPDPVQLEYHLPNNFSISVDKNYDQFIKKLSAIFPKEKVGIKKFYDTCASVFKCLDSMPLLSIEDPSYLFKVFFKSPLSCLGLARWLPVNAGDVARKFIKDPMLLKFIDIECFCWSVMPALKTPMINAGMVFTDRHAGGINYPKGGVGTIAEKLVSGMEKLGSKIRYKANVTEILLKDEKAVGVKLSNGEEIYSNIIVSNSTRWDTFGLQDKEKGLIASKNVPKSEYKWSETYKPSPSFVSIHLGVEKKLIRNNFNCHHIIVENWDELESEKGVIFISIPTLLDSSLAPEGKHIIHAFTPSSINEWEGLSRKEYLQKKEEYFSFLVEKISNLLPNLDQNIDHKEIGTPKTHKKFLGRYEGSYGPIPSQKLLGLLPMPFNTTKIKNLYCVGDSCFPGQGLNAVAFSGYACAHKIGSKLNINSFNLPD
- a CDS encoding response regulator transcription factor; amino-acid sequence: MQSTEQILASTSGNSQLPSSSQTPSRVLVVEPHPTLRTVLVQRLRQDGHLAAAVGSATEAVDLCREQSPDLLVSAEILEQNTAMRLAQQLGCAVIVLTARSGVEALVNLLDEGADDVLRKPFGLEELAARCRTLLKRGRIGLQEKVEVGPLEVHLLLRQVTLSEKPVELSPREFALLCALLMPPGMVRSRQELLRMAWPPFSGGPRSVDTQVLTLRRKLEQAGLGEGGGITTVRQQGYRFSIDNI
- the grxD gene encoding Grx4 family monothiol glutaredoxin, with translation MDSSTKDKIQKLIDANQVMVFMKGTKLMPQCGFSNNVVQILNSLGVEFGTFDVLSDFQIREGIKEYSDWPTIPQVYLKGEFLGGSDILIEMYNSGSLKEKIEIELAS
- a CDS encoding BolA family transcriptional regulator translates to MITKKEVINLITKKLPNSQVLVENIKGNDHLQVTVISSEFNGLSLVKQHQLIYSALKAELASEAIHALALKTETPN
- a CDS encoding 1-acyl-sn-glycerol-3-phosphate acyltransferase gives rise to the protein MLVTQDIVLRLFFSKKKIINNGFSIPTKSSIILAPTHRSRWDGLVLTMAIGRRVTKKDCRFMVTKSEMRGLQGWFLKRLGCFSINQLSPSFSTLRYAIDLIEKGEQLVVFPEGKINKYGKKLVLKEGLFRLARLATKKTESITIIPVGIAYSNVTPKFRSKFCLSFGQPIIINDHLKFTIKEFNQYLYKKMITAEKTALKNVGR
- a CDS encoding pyridoxine 5'-phosphate synthase; translation: MTTLGVNIDHIANVRQARKTIEPDPVQFAFLAELGGADSITVHLREDRRHIQDRDVFLLKETIKTKLNLEMAATEEMLEISKKLMPDFVTLVPEKREEVTTEGGLDVKNNEKYLKNYVASLKDSNIEVSAFIDPLSEQINYSKEIGFDFIELHTGKYAELTGYSQYEELQKIIESTHEANDLGLVVNAGHGLNYNNVKEIASINNMNELNIGHSIVARALAVGLEKSVREMKSLITSN